The Algoriphagus sanaruensis genome window below encodes:
- a CDS encoding glycoside hydrolase family 2 protein, with amino-acid sequence MKRFFFLILLASSLSVLGQEARLKTPWTDAVNADAPHTEYPRPQLVRSAWQNLNGQWDYAILPKGSLPETGFAGKITVPFPVESYLSGVQKEVGAENELWYEKSFDLSLDRKNKRTILHFGASDWETEVWVNGVSVGTHQGGFDGFSFDITDQLAKSKSQTIRVRVWDPSDVGPQPRGKQVKAPRGIWYTPVTGIWQTVWLESVPVDHIVSSYSSTDWQNGVQVFYPKVATSKEGLEVEVVIKSGETIVGTFKGKANQPIPVKITDPNAWSPDSPFLYDVSIQLFEGKKLIESVQSYAAYRDIQMAKSSDGHQRMFLNGKPLFHYGPLDQGWWPDGLYTAPTDEALRFDIEKTKEMGFNMIRKHVKVEPARWYYHADRLGLLVWQDMPSGDMGNRWEVRPGVIREGVEKVRTAESEEIFKKEWQEIIQEFKFFPSIVVWVPFNEAWGQFKTGEIVELTRKLDNTRLINSASGGNFEMNGNTVVGDILDLHNYPDPVMPNPKIFGANSILVLGEFGGLGLPLEGHTWQLKDNWGYQSFSTEEELKARYSALIDDLAKYIPRGLAAAVYTQTTDVEIETNGLMTYDRQVIKIALDELKKLHEKLYR; translated from the coding sequence ATGAAACGTTTTTTCTTTCTCATTTTATTAGCTTCTTCTTTATCGGTCCTCGGACAAGAGGCTAGACTGAAAACACCTTGGACTGATGCTGTAAATGCTGACGCTCCTCATACCGAATATCCAAGACCCCAACTGGTCAGATCTGCTTGGCAAAATCTAAATGGGCAATGGGATTACGCAATTTTACCTAAAGGCAGTCTCCCTGAGACTGGGTTTGCTGGGAAAATAACTGTTCCGTTTCCTGTCGAATCCTATTTATCTGGAGTTCAAAAGGAAGTAGGAGCAGAGAATGAACTCTGGTACGAAAAGTCCTTTGATCTGAGTTTGGATCGAAAAAACAAACGGACCATTCTTCACTTTGGCGCATCAGATTGGGAAACTGAAGTTTGGGTCAATGGAGTGTCTGTAGGTACTCACCAAGGAGGGTTTGATGGATTTTCCTTTGATATTACTGATCAACTTGCTAAAAGTAAATCTCAAACGATCCGGGTGAGAGTTTGGGATCCAAGCGATGTTGGACCTCAGCCTAGAGGCAAGCAGGTCAAAGCTCCTCGGGGAATTTGGTACACTCCGGTCACGGGCATTTGGCAGACCGTTTGGTTGGAATCTGTTCCAGTTGATCACATTGTTTCGAGCTATTCTTCCACCGATTGGCAAAATGGAGTTCAAGTGTTTTATCCTAAAGTAGCTACTTCCAAAGAAGGGCTGGAAGTAGAAGTAGTCATAAAATCCGGAGAGACAATAGTTGGAACTTTCAAAGGAAAAGCAAATCAACCTATACCAGTAAAAATAACCGATCCCAATGCCTGGTCGCCAGATTCTCCATTTCTATATGATGTTTCGATCCAACTGTTCGAAGGAAAAAAACTTATCGAATCAGTCCAATCTTATGCAGCCTATAGAGACATCCAGATGGCGAAATCTTCGGATGGTCATCAACGAATGTTTCTAAACGGTAAGCCACTATTTCATTATGGCCCATTGGATCAGGGATGGTGGCCTGATGGATTGTACACAGCTCCTACCGATGAAGCACTTCGATTTGATATTGAAAAGACAAAAGAAATGGGCTTCAATATGATTCGGAAACATGTCAAAGTGGAGCCTGCTAGATGGTATTACCATGCGGATCGATTGGGCTTATTGGTATGGCAAGATATGCCATCAGGAGATATGGGGAATCGTTGGGAAGTTCGCCCTGGAGTAATTCGGGAGGGAGTTGAAAAAGTAAGAACTGCAGAATCCGAAGAAATTTTCAAAAAGGAATGGCAAGAAATCATTCAGGAATTTAAATTTTTCCCTTCCATCGTGGTGTGGGTTCCATTTAATGAAGCTTGGGGGCAATTTAAGACTGGGGAAATCGTAGAATTGACTCGAAAATTGGATAATACTCGGCTTATCAATTCGGCTTCTGGAGGGAACTTTGAAATGAATGGGAATACCGTCGTAGGTGATATCCTGGACTTGCACAATTATCCTGATCCAGTCATGCCTAATCCTAAGATTTTTGGAGCCAATTCAATTCTTGTTTTGGGTGAATTTGGAGGGCTTGGTCTTCCTTTGGAAGGGCATACTTGGCAATTAAAGGACAATTGGGGGTATCAAAGTTTTTCTACCGAGGAAGAACTTAAGGCTAGGTATTCAGCATTGATCGATGATCTCGCGAAATACATTCCTCGAGGGCTGGCTGCTGCAGTTTATACGCAGACAACTGATGTGGAAATAGAAACCAATGGCTTGATGACCTATGACCGGCAGGTAATCAAAATTGCCCTAGATGAATTGAAAAAGTTGCATGAAAAACTGTATCGCTAA
- a CDS encoding heavy-metal-associated domain-containing protein, whose amino-acid sequence MKTLKFKTNINCNNCLAKVTPKLNEQSGIESWNVDLQDDERTLTVETEELQAEDIKKAVLKAGFIAQVKE is encoded by the coding sequence ATGAAAACGCTAAAATTTAAAACCAATATCAACTGCAACAATTGCCTGGCTAAAGTAACACCAAAATTAAATGAGCAGTCTGGAATCGAGTCTTGGAATGTTGATTTGCAAGACGATGAGCGAACTTTAACAGTAGAAACTGAAGAGCTTCAAGCGGAGGATATTAAAAAAGCAGTCTTGAAAGCTGGTTTTATTGCTCAGGTAAAAGAGTAA
- a CDS encoding heavy metal translocating P-type ATPase: MTTNSEKVHKQTFPVTGMTCAACASSVETILQYTDGVHSASVNFANSTVMVEYDDQINPDGLNAALQDVGYGLVLDSKNLEESVREEQQKAYAEIKKRTIGAAILTLPIFIIGMFLMNWEAGKWISLALSIPVIGYFGRNFYIHAWKQAKHGKANMDTLVALSTGIAFLFSLFNTLFPSFWKQQGLHPHVYYEAATVIIVFISFGKLLEERAKSQTGTALKKLIGLQPKTLTRIQDGQSVVIKIEDVQIGDIIQIKPGEKIPVDGEVSAGKSYVDESMISGEPIPVLKETGDQVFAGTINRKGSLEIIAQKVGATTLLAQIIQRVQEAQGSKAPVQKLVDKIAGIFVPSVLVISIFTFIVWLVFGDQNSFSHALLASVSVLVIACPCALGLATPTAIMVGMGKGAENQILISDAESLEIGHRVTTVVLDKTGTITEGKPRVQKMEFSNQVDSKDQDFLRSVLYALESKSEHPLAEAVLLDVKEQGINSLPILEFESFTGKGISGIVEGKRYFIGNQTLVQEQGISIPEELELESKNWGNQAQTVIWFANERTVLAIIGIRDQVKATSKSAIQRLQKMGISVHMLSGDYPQTAQAVALEVGIDHFQGGVLPTDKSLVIQQLQAKGEIVAMVGDGINDSEALAQADVSIAMGHGSDIAMDVAKITLISSDLEKIPQAIHLSRMTVNGIKQNLFWAFIYNLVGIPVAAGILYPFNGFLLDPMIAGGAMAFSSVSVVLNSLRLKSKKL; the protein is encoded by the coding sequence ATGACTACTAATTCCGAAAAAGTCCACAAGCAAACTTTTCCTGTAACTGGAATGACTTGTGCAGCTTGCGCCTCGAGTGTAGAAACGATTCTTCAATACACGGATGGGGTTCATTCAGCCTCGGTCAATTTTGCCAATTCTACCGTGATGGTAGAATATGATGATCAAATCAATCCAGATGGTTTAAATGCAGCCCTTCAGGACGTAGGTTATGGTTTAGTTCTTGATTCGAAAAACCTAGAAGAATCTGTCCGTGAGGAGCAGCAAAAAGCCTATGCAGAAATCAAAAAACGGACAATAGGCGCGGCCATCCTTACCCTACCCATTTTTATCATTGGGATGTTTCTGATGAATTGGGAAGCTGGAAAATGGATCAGTTTGGCCTTAAGTATTCCAGTTATCGGATATTTTGGAAGGAATTTTTACATCCACGCTTGGAAGCAAGCCAAGCATGGCAAAGCCAATATGGATACACTTGTGGCATTGAGTACAGGAATTGCATTCCTGTTTTCGCTTTTCAATACGCTTTTTCCTTCATTTTGGAAACAGCAGGGACTTCATCCTCATGTTTATTATGAAGCGGCTACAGTGATCATCGTCTTTATTTCCTTCGGGAAATTATTGGAAGAACGAGCAAAATCCCAGACTGGCACTGCCCTAAAGAAGTTAATTGGCCTTCAACCCAAAACACTAACCCGGATTCAAGACGGCCAGTCAGTTGTGATTAAAATTGAGGATGTACAGATTGGAGACATAATCCAAATCAAACCTGGAGAGAAAATTCCTGTCGACGGAGAAGTCAGCGCAGGAAAGAGCTATGTCGATGAAAGCATGATTAGCGGAGAGCCTATTCCTGTTTTGAAGGAGACAGGGGACCAGGTTTTTGCAGGCACCATTAATCGAAAAGGAAGTCTGGAAATCATTGCTCAAAAAGTGGGCGCCACTACCCTATTGGCTCAAATTATCCAACGGGTACAAGAGGCCCAAGGAAGTAAGGCCCCAGTTCAAAAACTGGTTGATAAAATTGCTGGAATATTCGTTCCAAGTGTACTTGTCATTTCCATCTTCACATTTATTGTTTGGTTGGTTTTTGGAGACCAAAATTCCTTTTCACATGCTCTGTTAGCAAGTGTTTCTGTTTTGGTGATTGCCTGTCCTTGTGCGTTGGGTCTAGCCACGCCAACCGCAATCATGGTTGGGATGGGAAAAGGAGCCGAAAATCAAATTCTAATCAGTGATGCTGAAAGCTTGGAAATAGGTCATCGAGTCACTACGGTTGTCCTTGATAAAACGGGAACCATTACGGAAGGAAAACCCAGGGTTCAAAAAATGGAATTTTCAAACCAGGTGGACTCCAAAGATCAAGACTTTTTAAGGTCAGTACTTTATGCTCTTGAGTCAAAATCTGAACATCCTTTAGCAGAGGCCGTGCTACTTGATGTAAAAGAACAGGGGATCAATTCCCTTCCTATCCTTGAATTTGAAAGCTTTACCGGTAAGGGAATTTCAGGAATCGTGGAAGGAAAACGGTATTTCATCGGAAATCAAACGCTAGTTCAAGAGCAAGGCATTTCCATCCCGGAAGAATTGGAATTGGAATCCAAGAATTGGGGAAATCAAGCGCAGACGGTGATTTGGTTTGCCAATGAAAGGACTGTTTTAGCAATTATTGGAATTCGAGATCAAGTCAAAGCAACCTCGAAATCTGCCATTCAGCGATTGCAAAAAATGGGGATTTCGGTTCATATGCTATCCGGAGATTATCCTCAAACGGCTCAAGCGGTTGCTCTCGAGGTTGGAATCGATCACTTTCAAGGTGGAGTATTGCCCACGGACAAATCCCTCGTGATTCAACAACTTCAAGCAAAAGGTGAAATTGTGGCAATGGTTGGTGATGGAATCAACGATTCAGAAGCATTGGCACAAGCGGATGTGAGTATAGCTATGGGACATGGATCAGATATCGCGATGGACGTGGCTAAAATCACGTTGATTTCCTCTGATTTGGAGAAAATTCCTCAAGCGATTCACCTCTCACGAATGACTGTCAATGGTATCAAACAAAACCTATTTTGGGCCTTTATTTACAATTTGGTAGGAATACCTGTTGCGGCGGGAATATTGTATCCTTTCAATGGATTCTTACTTGATCCTATGATTGCGGGTGGTGCCATGGCATTTAGCTCGGTGTCGGTCGTGTTGAATAGTCTACGCTTGAAGTCGAAAAAATTATAA
- a CDS encoding response regulator: MAEYKVQEIIMIDDDSIVRMVGKRILKNLDFLSPVTQFENGLQGIEYIKEKISKKELIAGQPILILLDINMPIMDGWGFLDAFKELEVKDKNHFAISIITSSIDSSDRAKAFSYAEVLDYIQKPLAAKDLLDFLKKHDLMED, from the coding sequence ATGGCGGAGTACAAAGTCCAAGAAATCATCATGATTGACGACGATTCGATAGTCAGGATGGTTGGGAAAAGGATCCTTAAAAATCTTGATTTTTTAAGTCCCGTTACACAATTCGAAAATGGTCTTCAAGGAATTGAATACATCAAAGAAAAGATTTCAAAAAAGGAGTTAATAGCAGGGCAACCTATTTTAATTCTTTTGGACATCAACATGCCTATTATGGATGGTTGGGGATTTTTAGATGCATTCAAGGAACTAGAAGTGAAAGACAAAAATCATTTTGCGATTTCAATCATTACAAGCTCGATAGATTCTTCAGATCGTGCTAAGGCCTTCTCTTATGCAGAGGTTTTGGATTACATCCAAAAGCCTTTAGCAGCTAAGGACTTATTGGATTTTTTGAAAAAGCATGACTTGATGGAGGATTAA
- a CDS encoding sensor histidine kinase, whose translation MLLLKKLLCGYFRDMSLFSSEKEVKSLIDLQNEMSRTAMLLGSILFIAFGLSNLLTEVPIYLIVGKLAIGALFLFGYWFTKKQGQIQVFLNILLFICFFLLSVNYFKNHGSYGATVVTLFILTLTCVVLIDGWVKWFWIVLGFLIFTLFLFLEIFEIVPVDTTYEEPSSRFVAITLGLFWTILFTSIGVWILQKNYHDQYRLLIKFQKEKEKANLQLSELNDKKSKLLALLSHDLRSPINTLTLSLELFEMGALDEDKLKQMLGNLKKQSHHLSHVLENTMSWVRIELGEEKFSRNLVDIDAFTQEMIEMMQEPISLKELSLSFLKEGDNQTVELEAKPISIILKNLIDNAVKFTQPEQEVTLKLSQKPGHVSWEVSNPGLPLAGESLSNLFTPRIESQMGTQNEKGSGIGLLMSKEIAESLDMELTYSYADGHHKFTLSGSLD comes from the coding sequence ATGCTATTATTAAAAAAATTACTTTGCGGATATTTTAGAGACATGAGTTTATTTAGTTCGGAAAAAGAAGTTAAGAGTTTAATTGATTTGCAAAATGAGATGTCTCGAACAGCTATGCTGTTGGGAAGTATTCTTTTCATTGCTTTTGGACTTAGTAATTTACTTACCGAAGTTCCCATTTACCTAATTGTTGGGAAATTGGCCATAGGGGCATTATTTTTATTTGGGTATTGGTTCACCAAAAAGCAGGGACAGATTCAGGTATTTCTAAATATTCTTTTATTCATATGTTTCTTCCTTTTATCCGTAAATTATTTTAAAAATCACGGTTCATATGGTGCCACCGTTGTGACCTTATTTATATTGACATTGACCTGCGTTGTCTTAATTGATGGGTGGGTAAAATGGTTTTGGATTGTTTTAGGGTTTTTAATTTTCACCTTATTTCTATTCTTGGAAATTTTTGAAATCGTCCCAGTTGACACAACTTATGAAGAACCTTCAAGTCGATTTGTGGCGATTACACTAGGATTGTTTTGGACAATTCTTTTTACCTCGATTGGAGTTTGGATCTTGCAAAAAAATTACCACGATCAATATCGCCTGTTAATCAAATTTCAAAAGGAAAAGGAAAAAGCTAACCTTCAGCTTTCAGAGTTGAACGATAAGAAATCCAAGCTATTAGCATTGCTTTCTCATGATCTTCGTAGCCCAATTAATACCTTGACGTTGTCTCTTGAACTCTTCGAAATGGGTGCATTGGATGAAGACAAACTCAAGCAGATGTTGGGTAATCTTAAGAAGCAAAGCCATCACCTTTCACACGTGCTGGAAAACACCATGAGTTGGGTTAGGATAGAATTGGGAGAGGAGAAGTTTTCGAGAAACTTGGTGGATATTGATGCCTTCACCCAGGAAATGATTGAGATGATGCAAGAACCGATTTCCTTGAAGGAATTAAGTCTCTCATTTTTAAAAGAAGGCGATAATCAAACCGTAGAACTCGAAGCCAAACCAATTAGCATTATACTAAAAAACTTGATCGATAATGCGGTCAAATTCACCCAGCCAGAGCAAGAAGTTACACTGAAACTTTCCCAAAAGCCAGGTCATGTTTCTTGGGAAGTTTCTAATCCCGGATTGCCGCTAGCGGGTGAAAGTCTTTCCAATTTATTTACGCCTAGAATTGAGTCTCAAATGGGTACTCAAAATGAAAAGGGATCGGGTATTGGATTACTGATGAGTAAGGAAATTGCAGAATCTCTGGATATGGAGCTCACTTATTCTTATGCAGATGGCCACCATAAGTTCACTCTTTCCGGCAGCTTGGATTAA
- a CDS encoding Crp/Fnr family transcriptional regulator: MSAPHLQLFHYFKSLTQMEEEEFQLIQNFFTVCKFKKGEYLLRQGETCGFHLFVCKGALRLFHTNEQGQEFTRYFAFEEKFGTALSSLIEQKPAAESIQAILPSTVLKISKTHFFQLVEHNPKVNWVYRNMLENAYITSQKRIYDLQGVSAIDRLKWLKGQYPDILLKIPSKLIASYLGITSYTLSRIKSEL; the protein is encoded by the coding sequence ATGTCAGCTCCTCATCTTCAACTTTTCCATTATTTCAAATCCTTGACTCAAATGGAAGAAGAGGAATTTCAATTGATTCAGAATTTTTTCACGGTTTGTAAATTCAAAAAAGGAGAATACCTCCTTCGTCAAGGAGAGACCTGTGGCTTTCATTTGTTTGTTTGCAAAGGTGCCTTGCGGCTATTTCACACCAATGAGCAAGGGCAGGAGTTTACTCGGTATTTTGCTTTTGAGGAAAAATTTGGAACGGCATTAAGCAGTTTGATTGAGCAAAAACCAGCTGCAGAATCGATCCAAGCCATCTTGCCATCGACCGTGCTAAAAATCTCTAAAACTCATTTTTTTCAGTTGGTAGAGCATAATCCCAAAGTGAATTGGGTGTATCGAAATATGTTGGAAAACGCCTATATCACCTCTCAAAAAAGGATTTATGATCTACAAGGTGTTTCTGCAATCGACCGACTGAAATGGCTAAAAGGACAATATCCAGATATCCTTCTCAAAATCCCGAGCAAGTTGATCGCCTCTTACTTAGGGATCACATCCTACACGCTAAGCCGCATTAAATCTGAACTTTAG
- a CDS encoding serine hydrolase domain-containing protein, translating to MKINSLFFGIALFGIISCTSTPPAELVITDSARARLDSTLQAMVAEGWVAGASALIYENGTEAYFNATGFADREAKVPMDRNTLAIIYSMTKPITGVALMTLYEKGAFQLDDPLEKYAPEFSNMKVFVGVDSLTGELKFEPLARPITIRDITRHTAGFPVNPNQPGLGDLLKEANAGNPANTLTQMAEKMGQTPLAFQPGTQWAYGPSVDVQAFLVERLSGQPYGEYVRQHVLDPLGMSETRYFVTESDRDRLSAMYRKGEDGQLTQVPDSLAHAFNTQEWPMTPGGYGLTSTLDDYMKFTQMLVNGGTFNGVTILKPETVQLMATNQLDDSVTERMFLPSKGNVGFGIDFAVRVAPTSSPDENMGMVGEFFWDGAASTLFWVDPENKLTAVLFVQIMPFAGQVHKSFRDAVYGPYQNPNN from the coding sequence ATGAAAATCAACTCCTTATTCTTCGGAATAGCCTTATTTGGAATCATTTCCTGTACCTCTACACCGCCTGCCGAGTTAGTGATCACAGACTCTGCTCGAGCTAGGTTAGATTCCACCCTTCAAGCCATGGTAGCAGAAGGTTGGGTAGCAGGAGCTTCAGCCTTGATTTACGAAAATGGCACTGAGGCCTATTTCAATGCCACCGGATTTGCAGATCGAGAGGCAAAAGTGCCGATGGATCGAAACACGTTGGCGATCATTTACTCCATGACCAAGCCAATTACTGGAGTTGCCTTGATGACATTGTATGAAAAAGGAGCTTTTCAATTGGATGATCCTCTGGAAAAATATGCGCCTGAGTTTTCAAACATGAAGGTTTTTGTTGGGGTAGATTCCTTAACGGGTGAACTGAAATTTGAACCTTTGGCTCGTCCAATTACGATCCGAGATATAACCCGGCATACTGCTGGATTCCCCGTAAATCCCAATCAACCAGGTTTAGGCGATTTGCTGAAAGAAGCCAATGCAGGAAATCCAGCTAACACATTAACCCAGATGGCTGAAAAAATGGGTCAAACTCCCCTAGCCTTCCAACCTGGAACTCAATGGGCTTATGGACCATCAGTGGATGTACAGGCATTTTTGGTGGAAAGGCTTTCTGGTCAACCTTATGGAGAATATGTTCGACAGCATGTCCTAGATCCTTTGGGCATGAGTGAAACGCGATATTTTGTAACTGAATCAGATCGAGATCGACTTTCAGCCATGTATCGAAAAGGAGAAGACGGTCAATTGACCCAAGTCCCGGATTCGTTGGCTCATGCCTTCAATACCCAAGAATGGCCCATGACTCCAGGTGGATATGGATTGACATCTACGCTGGATGATTACATGAAATTCACCCAAATGCTGGTTAATGGAGGTACATTCAATGGGGTAACCATCCTGAAACCAGAAACGGTCCAACTCATGGCCACCAACCAACTCGATGATAGCGTGACAGAACGCATGTTTTTACCTTCCAAAGGAAATGTAGGTTTTGGGATAGACTTCGCTGTTCGGGTAGCTCCGACATCCTCTCCGGATGAAAATATGGGAATGGTCGGCGAATTTTTCTGGGATGGAGCAGCAAGTACCTTATTTTGGGTAGATCCAGAAAACAAACTGACCGCAGTCTTATTTGTGCAAATCATGCCTTTTGCAGGACAAGTGCACAAAAGCTTCCGAGATGCGGTTTATGGACCTTATCAAAATCCTAACAACTAA